A region from the Drosophila ananassae strain 14024-0371.13 chromosome 2L, ASM1763931v2, whole genome shotgun sequence genome encodes:
- the LOC6499615 gene encoding uncharacterized protein LOC6499615 isoform X2, producing MDESAPDNRRIPNELEQSDSELEIELEQPLKADPELSNGTELAWPNFEARILKSTVNSVTLEWTPLECALVYSIEKYHKRRSWQQVEWSSSSPVEVTNLEENFVYRLRIKALRLAEDAGSYVAMAISPDVIASTVAAQPSTNCLSRAIRKGQQFLVKRMLRRRPSLIEYPAPNGFLPLANAIIQGEMCIIDVLLSAGCSVHLGNPGNGRTPLHVASLLLRTLAVGSHPVEQEGQPGGDGQ from the exons ATGGATGAAAGTGCTCCGGACAATCGACGGATTCCCAATGAACTAGAACAAAGTGACAGTGAGTTAGAAATTGAATTGGAACAGCCTCTGAAAGCCGATCCAGAGCTATCAAATGGCACCGAATTGGCCTGGCCTAATTTCGAGGCTCGCATATTAAAGTCCACGGTCAACAGCGTCACTCTCGAGTGGACGCCCCTGGAATGTGCCCTGGTCTACAGTATCGAGAAGTACCATAAAAGACGTTCCTGGCAGCAGGTGGAGTGGAGCTCCAGCTCTCCCGTGGAGGTGACCAACTTGGAGGAAAACTTTGTATATCGACTGCGTATCAAAGCCCTGCGACTCGCTGAGGATGCAGGAAGCTACGtggcgatggctatatctcctgatgttatt gCTTCCACAGTGGCCGCCCAACCTTCCACCAACTGCCTGAGTCGCGCTATCAGGAAGGGCCAGCAGTTCCTGGTCAAGCGGATGCTGCGCCGACGACCGAGTCTGATTGAATATCCGGCCCCCAACGGATTCCTGCCGCTGGCCAATGCCATCATCCAGGGAGAGATGTGCATCATCGATGTTCTGCTCTCCGCCGGCTGTAGTGTGCACCTCGGCAATCCGGGCAATGGTCGCACCCCACTCCATGTCG CTAGCCTTCTACTACGGACACTTGCCGTCGGCTCGCATCCTGTTGAACAAGAAGGCCAACCTGGAGGCGATGGACAGTAA
- the LOC6500975 gene encoding uncharacterized protein LOC6500975, translating to ADEDKGAGQGLWLINLFCFSLIQVLCLSAVALAAPQGYNYNPGPSGFGGISTSGGGATFFQGGAPQQVVQSVQAVQPVQQQQAFYQQPAVQTTHHHQQQHQVQQQPQAIVSKRFFIHSAPEEAEDYKERHITVGVPKRNYNVVFIKSPQRNNKKTIKISPAANEEKTVIYVLSKKGESDVNAEVIEQASSTSKPEVFFIKYKTNEEAAHAQQQIQAQYDALGGSSQLTDEGVAPVTSVIGALGGSDGHVEAGSGIGATGAGQIVSTGSAGSHTGNAYLPPNF from the coding sequence GCGGATGAGGATAAAGGAGCCGGCCAAGGATTGTGGCTAATTAACCTTTTCTGCTTTTCTCTCATCCAGGTCCTGTGTCTTTCCGCCGTGGCGCTGGCCGCCCCTCAGGGCTACAACTACAACCCCGGCCCGTCTGGCTTCGGCGGCATTAGCACATCCGGCGGTGGGGCCACCTTCTTCCAGGGCGGCGCTCCCCAGCAGGTGGTGCAGTCTGTGCAAGCTGTGCAGccagtgcagcagcagcaggcctTCTACCAGCAGCCTGCCGTGCAGActacccaccaccaccagcagcagcaccaggtCCAACAGCAGCCCCAGGCCATCGTCTCCAAGCGCTTCTTCATCCACTCCGCACCGGAGGAGGCTGAGGACTATAAGGAGCGCCACATCACCGTTGGTGTGCCCAAGCGCAACTACAATGTGGTGTTCATCAAGTCGCCCCAGCGCAACAACAAGAAGACCATCAAGATCAGCCCCGCCGCCAACGAGGAGAAGACCGTCATCTACGTGCTGAGCAAGAAGGGCGAGAGCGACGTGAACGCCGAGGTCATCGAGCAGGCCAGCTCCACCAGCAAGCCCGAGGTCTTCTTCATCAAGTACAAGACCAACGAGGAGGCCGCCCACGCCCAGCAGCAGATCCAGGCCCAGTATGACGCTCTCGGCGGAAGCAGCCAGTTGACCGATGAGGGAGTCGCCCCTGTCACCTCGGTCATCGGTGCCCTGGGAGGAAGCGACGGCCACGTGGAGGCTGGATCCGGCATCGGAGCCACTGGCGCCGGCCAGATCGTGTCCACCGGCTCGGCTGGATCCCACACAGGCAATGCTTACCTGCCACCCAATTTCTAA
- the LOC6500978 gene encoding uncharacterized protein LOC6500978, whose amino-acid sequence MSATKLVVSVTLLLSVWAGAGQAQVAYVRHLSELRIKDLEALAMRLQRSINPEKYACESYYDYVCSRNQPLFSIMGHMPQMSELFQLLTDLQNDPEKFEAKQKLLDFFISCNSKHALEDCYRETFEYFKPLFGYIVTKNLLEGSSHELADFLGVLDRFVLTAKKEFGSHPIVGKLSTYKEKFRSPRIYFHAGDL is encoded by the exons ATGTCAGCCACTAAGCTGGTCGTATCAGTGACCCTACTGCTCAGCGTGTGGGCGGGGGCGGGACAGGCCCAAGTGGCCTACGTGCGCCACCTTTCGGAGTTGCGGATCAAGGATTTGGAGGCACTGGCCATGCGCCTGCAGCGTTCCATCAACCCGGAAAAGTACGCCTGCGAAAGCTACTACGACTATGTGTGCAGCCGGAATCAGCCACTTTTCTCCATCATGG GCCACATGCCGCAGATGAGTGAGCTCTTCCAGCTGCTGACGGACTTGCAGAACGATCCGGAGAAGTTTGAGGCCAAGCAGAAGCTGCTCGACTTCTTCATTTCCTGTAACTCTAAGCACGCCTTGGAGGACTGCTATCGGGAAACATTCGAGTACTTCAAGCCCCTGTTCGGATACATTGTCACCAAGAACCTACTGGAGGGCAGTTCCCACGAGCTGGCCGACTTTCTGGGAGTCCTAGACCGGTTTGTCCTCACGGCCAAGAAGGAATTCGGCTCGCATCCAATCGTCGGCAAGTTGAGCACGTACAAGGAGAAGTTCAGGTCGCCGAGGATCTACTTCCACGCTGGGGATCTGTAA
- the LOC6499618 gene encoding uncharacterized protein LOC6499618, translating to MKAFYLLLVCFALVALVFSAPAPQPAGNDPTVSVLRYRNDQDLEEIKRAIIAQYDHYGGTTQVHAPQVASIINPQSLGIRN from the exons ATGAAGGCGTTCTAC TTGCTCCTGGTTTGCTTCGCCCTTGTGGCTCTGGTGTTTTCCGCGCCCGCTCCCCAGCCGGCTGGCAATGATCCCACCGTTTCCGTGCTCCGCTACAGGAACGACCAGGATCTCGAGGAGATCAAGCGCGCCATCATAGCGCAGTACGATCACTACGGTGGTACCACCCAAGTACACGCTCCGCAAGTGGCCAGTATCATCAACCCCCAAAGCCTAGGAATCCGAAATTAA
- the LOC6499616 gene encoding uncharacterized protein DDB_G0285291, protein MRVFIVSCLLGLTVAAPQGYSYSQVQQQQPSAPLQLPGIPQIASFAEQTLLQQALQAPKVQQVLSGGSGSYSTAPQQYQQQPTQLTGNFAYNSLPQQQTYQPQQQQTYQPQQQQQHLVSKDIYVHVPPVEEPEERYPQPVLPPAPPRKHYRIVFIKAPTPSVSKAALRIKQAPVEEKTIIYVLTKKPDPLDLQTAIEEIAPKQPSKPEVFFIKYKTQEEAAHAQRTIQAQYDQLGGTSQVSDEGVAPVTSVIGVLDNPATGGAALGGLTGGTLPNKYLPAHLRT, encoded by the exons ATGCGTGTCTTTATT GTTTCTTGCCTTCTGGGCCTGACGGTGGCCGCGCCCCAAGGATACAGCTACAGTCAAgtccaacagcagcagccatcAGCGCCCCTGCAACTGCCCGGAATTCCCCAGATTGCCAGCTTTGCCGAGCAGACGCTGCTCCAGCAGGCACTCCAGGCCCCCAAGGTGCAACAGGTGTTGTCcggcggcagtggcagctACTCCACAGCTCCCCAGCAGTACCAGCAGCAGCCGACGCAGCTAACCGGCAACTTTGCCTACAACTCCCTGCCCCAGCAACAGACCTATCAgccgcaacagcagcagacCTACCAaccacaacagcagcagcagcacctgGTCTCCAAGGACATATATGTTCATGTGCCACCCGTTGAGGAGCCCGAGGAGCGGTACCCGCAGCCCGTCCTTCCGCCCGCCCCTCCTCGTAAGCACTACCGCATCGTGTTCATCAAGGCGCCCACTCCCAGCGTCAGTAAGGCGGCTCTGCGCATTAAGCAGGCTCCCGTGGAGGAGAAGACCATCATCTACGTCCTCACCAAGAAGCCCGATCCCCTGGACCTGCAGACAGCCATCGAGGAGATCGCCCCCAAGCAGCCCAGCAAGCCGGAGGTCTTCTTCATCAAATACAAGACCCAGGAGGAAGCAGCGCATGCGCAGCGCACCATCCAAG CCCAATACGACCAGCTTGGAGGAACCTCTCAGGTCTCCGATGAAGGCGTGGCACCCGTGACTTCGGTCATCGGTGTTCTGGACAACCCAGCTACTGGAGGCGCTGCCCTCGGGGGTCTGACGGGAGGCACCCTGCCCAACAAGTACCTGCCCGCCCATCTGCGCACTTAG
- the LOC6502669 gene encoding putative mediator of RNA polymerase II transcription subunit 26: MKQFVVLMCLVAIAAAAPQGYKYQVQGPALPIGNLRPQTSLSSSGIYSAPAVQVQQPAIQTVQSIAPALAPAPISLPAPAPAPLPVSIAPAPLPVALPQQNLISTVQQPQQQVIYQPQPQIQQQVQYVQRPAIVTKDIYIHSAPEENEEFRQDEPQLDNVPIRKNYRIVFIKAPSQNLKYTAAALKRAQSSNEEKTVIYVLSKKPDLTEIQQQLQVTQTESKVHKPEVYFIKYKTQEEAQRAQQEIQAQYDALGGATHISDEGVAPITSVSGGSLNLNNFVPQSQGQAIIQQQPQIQTVVQQPQIQTVVQQPQIQAQIQQQIASFTPSLPSRKYVPAKTFK; encoded by the exons ATGAAGCAGTTTGTGGTTCTAATG TGCCTTGTGGCTATCGCAGCCGCCGCTCCCCAAGGATACAAGTACCAGGTCCAGGGGCCCGCTCTTCCCATTGGAAACCTGCGTCCTCAGACGTCACTATCCTCAAGTGGAATATACTCGGCTCCCGCCGTCCAAGTCCAGCAACCAGCCATCCAAACTGTCCAGTCCATCGCCCCCGCATTGGCTCCCGCTCCCATTTCCCTTCCCGCCCCAGCACCCGCCCCCCTTCCAGTCTCGATTGCTCCCGCTCCCCTGCCGGTGGCCCTGCCCCAGCAGAATCTGATCTCCACCGTCCAGCAGCCACAGCAGCAGGTGATCTACCAGCCCCAGCCTCAGATCCAGCAGCAGGTTCAGTACGTCCAGCGTCCCGCTATCGTCACCAAGGACATCTACATCCACTCGGCACCTGAGGAGAACGAGGAGTTCCGTCAGGATGAGCCCCAGCTGGATAATGTGCCGATCCGCAAGAACTACCGCATCGTGTTCATCAAGGCCCCGTCCCAGAACCTGAAGTACACCGCCGCTGCCCTTAAACGCGCCCAGTCCAGCAACGAGGAGAAGACCGTCATCTACGTGCTGTCCAAGAAGCCCGATCTCACCGAGAtccagcagcagctccaggTCACCCAAACTGAGTCCAAGGTTCACAAGCCCGAGGTTTACTTCATTAAGTACAAGACTCAGGAGGAGGCTCAGCGCGCCCAGCAGGAGATCCAGGCTCAGTACGATGCTTTGGGCGGTGCTACCCACATTTCCGACGAGGGCGTGGCTCCCATCACTAGCGTCTCGGGCGGATCCCTCAACCTGAACAACTTCGTGCCCCAGTCCCAGGGCCAGGCCATCATCCAGCAGCAGCCCCAGATTCAGACTGTGGTGCAGCAGCCCCAGATCCAGACCGTGGTCCAGCAGCCTCAGATCCAGGCCCAGATCCAGCAGCAGATCGCCTCCTTCACGCCTTCCCTGCCATCCAGGAAGTACGTGCCTGCCAAGACCTTCAAATAA
- the LOC6499619 gene encoding serine protease snake — translation MIRLVNQVFFFPLLISIFGLCLSESHRPYPPPPPPNPTGIHFPVDRDILFPDSNGPEERMWYRITEFSFDQTENLPQPKHKHSHPPPRPGQPFPPPPGDFKRRNKNHKRRRICEEKYSEYVERIFPNDTAVAADANDADFDGRVLARPGEYPHMAAVGFQTETGSVDYKCGGSLISESFVLTAAHCTSIYESVPQWVRIGDLNLVVDERTVEPQLFRIQEIITHPSYNKELYYNDIALLSLVREVQLTAFVRPIRLWIFSELPTTIAFAMGYGATSFAKAMTNRLTNLNLTIVPNAECNTELPALAEAPNGVMDTQICAQDYILNRDTCQGDSGGPLQLNLPGRRRQQRIHYHLIGVTSYGVFCRSSYPSVYTRVSSYLDWIEQTVWPDSG, via the exons ATGATCCGCTTAGTGAATCAAGTGTTTTTCTTCCCGCTgctgatatcaatttttggACTCTGCCTGTCCGAGAGCCACAGACCCTACCCGCCACCGCCGCCCCCCAATCCGACGGGGATTCATTTTCCAGTGGATCGCGACATCCTGTTCCCGGACTCGAACGGTCCTGAGGAGCGAATGTGGTATCGCATAACCGAGTTTAGTTTCGACCAGACGGAGAACCTGCCTCAGCCTAAGCACAAACACAGCCATCCACCGCCGCGGCCGGGTCAGCCCTTTCCTCCGCCACCCGGGGACTTCAAGCGGAGGAATAAGAACCATAAGCGACGTCGCATCTGCGAGGAGA AATACTCGGAGTACGTGGAGCGAATCTTCCCCAATGATACGGCAGTGGCCGCGGATGCCAATGATGCGGACTTTGACGGACGAGTGTTGGCCAGGCCGGGCGAATACCCACACATG GCCGCCGTGGGCTTTCAGACTGAGACCGGGAGCGTGGACTACAAGTGTGGCGGCAGCTTGATCAGTGAGAGCTTCGTGCTGACTGCCGCCCATTGCACATCCATCTACGA ATCGGTGCCCCAATGGGTGCGCATCGGAGACCTCAACCTGGTGGTCGATGAACGGACAGTGGAGCCCCAGCTATTCCGCATTCAGGAAATAATTACTCATCCTAGCTACAACAAGGAGCTCTACTACAACGACATTGCTCTTCTGAGCCTCGTACGGGAGGTGCA ATTAACCGCCTTCGTAAGGCCCATCCGCCTTTGGATCTTCTCGGAGCTGCCCACAACGATAGCCTTCGCCATGGGCTACGGAGCTACAAGCTTCGCAAAAGCCATGACAAACCGCCTCACGAATCTCAACCTGACCATTGTGCCGAATGCCGAGTGTAATACGGAGTTACCGGCTCTGGCGGAGGCTCCTAACGGCGTTATGGACACCCAGATCTGTGCCCAGGACTACATCCTCAATCGCGACACCTGCCAAGGTGACTCGGGGGGACCGCTTCAACTTAACCTACCAGGTCGCCGACGGCAGCAGAGAATCCACTACCACCTTATAGGTGTCACTTCGTACGGAGTATTCTGCCGCAGCAGTTATCCTTCGGTTTACACTAGGGTGTCCTCCTACCTGGACTGGATAGAGCAAACAGTGTGGCCCGATTCTGGTTAG
- the LOC6500977 gene encoding omega-amidase NIT2 yields the protein MTNKLTLALLQLPVGNDVAANVRRAVSAVTQLKADNPKLQLAILPESFNAPYGQEHFPKFAEAVPQGATCTALSQLALKLGIYIIGGSIVERDAGKMYNTCTVWGPDGKLLAKHRKIHLFTMKIEPENAGGVEFDEAAVLSAGSDLTVVQIGQQKVGIGICHDKRFEELARIYRNMGCTMIVYPSAFCICQGPMHWELLQRARATDNQLYVVTCSPARDNMSGYVAYGHSMIVNPWAQVQREAGEGCEFIVEEIDFDVVEQVRRQIPIFKQRRTDVYAKAPKL from the exons ATGACCAACA AGCTCACTCTTGCTCTGCTCCAGCTGCCCGTGGGCAACGATGTGGCCGCCAATGTACGCCGAGCAGTTTCAGCCGTAACGCAGCTGAAGGCGGACAACCCGAAGCTGCAGCTGGCCATTCTGCCGGAGAGCTTCAACGCCCCCTACGGTCAGGAACACTTTCCCAAGTTCGCAGAGGCGGTTCCCCAAGGTGCCACCTGCACCGCCCTGTCGCAGCTGGCCCTCAAGCTGGGCATCTACATAATCGGCGGCAGCATCGTAGAGCGTGATGCCGGCAAGATGTACAACACATGCACCGTGTGGGGACCCGACGGGAAGCTGCTGGCCAAGCATCGAAAGATCCATCTCTTCACCATGAAAATTGAGCCCGAAAACGCCGGGGGCGTAGAATTCGATGAAGCGGCTGTCCTGTCGGCAGGTTCCGACTTGACGGTTGTCCAGATTGGACAGCAAAAGGTGGGCATTGGCATCTGCCACGACAAGCGATTCGAGGAACTGGCCCGGATCTACCGCAATATGGGATGCACCATGATCGTCTACCCGTCCGCCTTTTGCATCTGCCAGGGGCCCATGCACTGGGAGCTCCTCCAGCGTGCCCGGGCTACGGACAACCAGCTTTACGTGGTCACCTGCTCGCCGGCCAGGGACAACATGTCCGGCTACGTGGCCTACGGGCACTCCATGATCGTGAATCCCTGGGCTCAGGTGCAGCGCGAGGCGGGCGAGGGATGCGAGTTCATAGTGGAGGAAATCG ATTTCGACGTGGTTGAACAAGTCCGGAGGCAGATTCCCATCTTCAAGCAGCGGCGAACAGATGTCTACGCAAAAGCCCCCAAGTTGTAG
- the LOC6499615 gene encoding ankyrin repeat and protein kinase domain-containing protein 1 isoform X1, with protein MDESAPDNRRIPNELEQSDSELEIELEQPLKADPELSNGTELAWPNFEARILKSTVNSVTLEWTPLECALVYSIEKYHKRRSWQQVEWSSSSPVEVTNLEENFVYRLRIKALRLAEDAGSYVAMAISPDVIASTVAAQPSTNCLSRAIRKGQQFLVKRMLRRRPSLIEYPAPNGFLPLANAIIQGEMCIIDVLLSAGCSVHLGNPGNGRTPLHVAFYYGHLPSARILLNKKANLEAMDSNGMTPAHCAVDANQLAMVNFALESGAEVEARDSCGWTLLMRAVVMDADLELIKLLVTHGADLAALDGVGNSCIDLAKLYHRPEAEDYFERVLKFRLEKTAAATADAVTKEQIQNATEKDFPGGKEGQ; from the exons ATGGATGAAAGTGCTCCGGACAATCGACGGATTCCCAATGAACTAGAACAAAGTGACAGTGAGTTAGAAATTGAATTGGAACAGCCTCTGAAAGCCGATCCAGAGCTATCAAATGGCACCGAATTGGCCTGGCCTAATTTCGAGGCTCGCATATTAAAGTCCACGGTCAACAGCGTCACTCTCGAGTGGACGCCCCTGGAATGTGCCCTGGTCTACAGTATCGAGAAGTACCATAAAAGACGTTCCTGGCAGCAGGTGGAGTGGAGCTCCAGCTCTCCCGTGGAGGTGACCAACTTGGAGGAAAACTTTGTATATCGACTGCGTATCAAAGCCCTGCGACTCGCTGAGGATGCAGGAAGCTACGtggcgatggctatatctcctgatgttatt gCTTCCACAGTGGCCGCCCAACCTTCCACCAACTGCCTGAGTCGCGCTATCAGGAAGGGCCAGCAGTTCCTGGTCAAGCGGATGCTGCGCCGACGACCGAGTCTGATTGAATATCCGGCCCCCAACGGATTCCTGCCGCTGGCCAATGCCATCATCCAGGGAGAGATGTGCATCATCGATGTTCTGCTCTCCGCCGGCTGTAGTGTGCACCTCGGCAATCCGGGCAATGGTCGCACCCCACTCCATGTCG CCTTCTACTACGGACACTTGCCGTCGGCTCGCATCCTGTTGAACAAGAAGGCCAACCTGGAGGCGATGGACAGTAATGGCATGACACCCGCGCACTGCGCCGTGGACGCTAATCAGCTAGCGATGGTGAACTTTGCCCTCGAGTCTGGCGCCGAGGTGGAGGCCAGGGACTCCTGCGGGTGGACCCTCCTCATGCGAGCGG TGGTTATGGACGCAGACCTGGAGCTCATCAAACTGCTGGTTACCCACGGCGCAGACCTGGCGGCTCTGGATGGCGTTGGAAACTCTTGCATCGACTTGGCAAAACTCTACCACAGGCCAGAAGCGGAGGATTACTTTGAGAGGGTGCTAAAGTTTAGGCTGGAAAAGACTGCTGCTGCGACCGCAGACGCGGTCACAAAGGAACAAATTCAAAATGCCACTGAAAAGGATTTCCCCGGCGGTAAGGAAGGACAATAA
- the LOC6500976 gene encoding odorant receptor 82a gives MRGHPSGFVTPERRAMGRLFQLQEKCLQAMGHTGGHENSIPDGKLSLKHIVSLAFVVSAQYPLISYIVYNSEDMEKVTACMSVVLTNMLTVIKITTFLAYKQDFWRMIQRFREMHQQSNQRNVDGDGYGYVAAANKVASMLGRAYCVSCGFTGLYFMLGPIVNIVASKWRGTTYVRELPMPMKFPFNDVNTPGYEVGFLYTVLVTVVVVAYASAVDGLFISFAINLRAHFQTLQRDIQNSNYALPERETRAALRSAVDYHVELLSLSKHLRDIYTPIVFGQFFITSLQVGVIIYQLVTRLDSVMDLLVYLSFLGSIMLQLFMYCYGGEIIKVESLKVDIAVRLSNWHLASATLRKSLAFIILRSQREVLIKAGFYEASLANFVAICRTALSLITLIKSIE, from the exons ATGCGTGGTCATCCGTCCGGATTTGTCACTCCGGAAAGAAGAGCCATGGGCCGCCTGTTTCAGCTGCAAGAGAAGTGCCTCCAGGCCATGGGCCACACTGGGGGTCACGAGAACAGCATCCCCGACGGAAAGTTGAGCCTGAAGCACATAGTCTCCTTGGCCTTCGTCGTGTCGGCCCAGTACCCCCTGATCTCGTACATCGTCTACAACAGCGAGGACATGGAGAAGGTCACGGCCTGCATGAGTGTTGTGCTGACCAACATGCTGACAGTGATTAAGATCACAACCTTCCTGGCCTACAAGCAGGACTTTTGGCGGATGATTCAGCGCTTCAGGGAAATGCATCAGCAAT CAAATCAAAGGAATGTGGACGGGGACGGCTACGGATACGTGGCAGCCGCCAATAAGGTGGCCTCCATGCTGGGACGGGCGTACTGCGTCTCGTGCGGTTTCACGGGGCTGTACTTTATGCTGGGACCCATTGTTAACATTGTTGCCAGCAAATGGAGGGGCACGACATATGTCCGAGAGCTGCCCATGCCCATGAA ATTCCCTTTCAATGATGTCAATACCCCAGGCTACGAAGTTGGTTTCTTGTACACAGTGCTCGTCACCGTGGTCGTCGTGGCCTACGCATCGGCCGTCGATGGCCTCTTCATCTCCTTCGCCATTAATTTGCGAGCCCATTTCCAGACCCTGCAGCGGGACATCCAGAACTCCAACTATGCCCTACCCGAGCGAGAGACCCGGGCGGCTCTGCGATCTGCCGTGGACTACCATGTGGAGCTGCTCTCCTTGTCCAAGCACTTGCGTGACATCTACACCCCCATTGTCTTTGGCCAGTTCTTCATAACATCGCTGCAGGTGGGAGTCATCATCTATCAACTAGTTACG cgATTGGACTCTGTGATGGATCTGCTAGTGTACCTATCCTTTTTGGGCTCCATCATGTTGCAATTGTTTATGTACTGTTATGGGGgagaaatcataaaagtgGAG aGCTTAAAAGTGGACATTGCTGTACGCCTTTCCAACTGGCATTTGGCCTCGGCGACTCTTCGGAAATCTCTGGCCTTCATCATCCTGCGCTCACAGAGGGAGGTCCTGATTAAGGCTGGCTTCTATGAGGCATCGTTGGCTAATTTCGTGGCG ATTTGCAGAACTGCCTTATCGCTGATAACACTAATAAAATCTATCGAGTAG
- the LOC6500974 gene encoding uncharacterized protein LOC6500974: protein MLCLVAVARGQYDYTPTSHAGDGRGGLVGGVSSGLVGGVSSGAAQLSEPILLANEFTKEFFTYSAPEQEFDNPQANEQIANALKKNLRVLFIKGPENTGLEHAALQLATSASDDRTAIYVLNKQADIGELTNRLNQIKHQTSHKPEVHFVKYRTQSDAENAQRTIQAQYDSLPGPSSNHNAGSSALVLDFASKGVSSGATVSAPALATGDLNAPLTSAYLPPGRY, encoded by the coding sequence ATGCTTTGTTTAGTCGCTGTGGCTAGAGGACAGTACGACTATACGCCCACGTCGCATGCCGGAGATGGACGCGGAGGACTGGTCGGAGGAGTCAGCAGTGGCCTAGTGGGTGGAGTCAGCAGTGGCGCAGCCCAGCTATCCGAGCCCATACTGCTGGCCAATGAGTTCACCAAGGAGTTCTTCACATACAGTGCTCCGGAGCAGGAGTTCGACAACCCCCAGGCCAACGAGCAGATCGCCAACGCTCTGAAGAAGAACCTGCGGGTCCTCTTCATTAAGGGACCCGAAAACACTGGTCTGGAGCATGCAGCTCTCCAGCTGGCCACCTCTGCGTCGGACGACCGCACCGCCATCTACGTGCTGAACAAGCAGGCGGACATCGGCGAGCTTACCAACAGGCTCAACCAGATCAAGCACCAGACCAGCCACAAGCCCGAGGTGCACTTTGTGAAGTACCGCACCCAGAGCGACGCCGAGAACGCCCAGCGGACCATCCAGGCTCAATACGACTCGTTGCCAGGACCTTCTAGCAACCATAATGCAGGATCCTCGGCTCTTGTTCTGGATTTCGCTTCCAAGGGTGTTTCCAGCGGAGCCACTGTCTCTGCACCTGCTCTGGCCACCGGCGACCTCAATGCACCATTGACTAGCGCGTATTTACCACCAGGAAGGTATTAG
- the LOC26513701 gene encoding uncharacterized protein LOC26513701, which yields MLPDILKTNKERVSTSSPAPGSAFYFGAIAEREWIAGSNNNLNREYRSLRIYRESYEHNLRNLEQHRKLNSTYELGVQRTMLDWSLYLHQSRNKPMSYYYSTFTVHLYMTLFNSTERQRDFTRFREEVECLKLPQFVNVLDEARMLAVIYLKSFRNAWRDYTTWIVSKPQNQEIYDQENAILQKYHLNNRRLFFTLYAQNFCEFGKDLAEHVFYLGLNQNPDFFNIYSCGFQTETPMHCV from the exons ATGCTTCCCGATATTCTTAAGACTAACAAGGAAAGAGTCTCTACGTCATCGCCTGCTCCTGGATCTGCCTTCTACTTCGGAGCAATCGCCGAACGCGAGTGGATTGcgggcagcaacaaca ATCTCAACCGCGAGTACCGCTCCCTGCGCATCTACCGGGAGAGCTACGAGCACAACCTCCGTAACCTGGAGCAGCACAGGAAGCTGAACTCCACCTATGAGCTGGGCGTGCAGCGCACCATGCTCGACTGGAGCCTGTATCTCCACCAGAGCCGCAACAAGCCAATGTCCTACTACTACTCCACCTTCACCGTCCACCTCTACATGACGCTCTTCAACAGTACAGAGCGGCAAAGGGACTTTACGCGATTCCGGGAGGAGGTGGAGTGCCTGAAGCTGCCGCAGTTCGTCAACGTCCTGGACGAGGCTCGGATGCTGGCCGTGATCTATCTGAAGAGCTTCCGCAACGCCTGGCGGGACTACACGACGTGGATCGTATCGAAGCCGCAGAACCAGGAGATCTACGACCAGGAGAACGCCATTCTCCAGAAGTATCACCTCAACAACAGGCGTCTCTTCTTCACTCTCTACGCCCAGAACTTCTGTGAGTTTGGCAAGGACTTGGCCGAGCACGTCTTCTACCTCGGACTCAACCAGAATCCGGACTTCTTCAACATATATTCCTGCGGATTTCAGACCGAGACCCCCATGCATTGCGTGTAA